In a single window of the Salmo trutta chromosome 21, fSalTru1.1, whole genome shotgun sequence genome:
- the LOC115157595 gene encoding activin receptor type-2B-like encodes MAFSWLTCSLLLGTLCAGWGHGDVETRDCVYYNDNWRTERTNQSGVERCEGEKDKRLHCYSSWLNVSGTIKLVKKGCWLDDFNCYARQECVSMEENPQVFFCCCEGNYCNERFTHLPDLVAAGNRVKIRPPPRVPSLLNSLVYSLLSLCVLSLTLLLALWMYRQRKPPYGHVDLLEDPRQTPPSPVVGLKPLQLLEVKARGRFGCVWKAQLMSEYVAVKVFPVQDKQSWQNERDIFLTPGMRHENLLRYIAAEKHGSNMETELWLIMEFHERGSLTDHLKDSTVTWSEMCHIAETMSRGLAYLHEDTPIYKGEGPKPTIAHRDFKSKNVMLRQDLTAIIGDFGLAVRFEPGKPPGDTHGQVGTWRYMAPEVLEGAINFQRDSFLRIDMYAMGLVLWELVSRCIATDDTVGEFMLPFEEEIGQHTSLQELQDVVVHKKMRPVFKDTWLKHPGLSQLCETIEECWDHDAEARLSAGCVEERISQITRTTVGATSDCPVAIVMSVTDDDDLPPKESST; translated from the exons gcTGGGGCCATGGCGATGTGGAGACCAGAGATTGTGTGTACTACAATGATAACTGGCGTACAGAGCGTACCAACCAGAGTGGTGTGGAGAGGTGTGAGGGGGAGAAGGATAAACGACTACACTGCTACTCCTCCTGGCTCAACGTCTCAGGAACCATCAAACTGGTGAAGAAAGGCTGCTGGCTGGACGACTTCAACTGCTATGCCAG ACAGGAGTGTGTGTCCATGGAAGAGAACCCCCAGGTGTTCTTCTGCTGCTGTGAGGGGAACTACTGCAATGAGAGGTTCACACACCTGCCTGACCTCGTCGCCGCCGGCAACAGAG TGAAAATCCGCCCCCCTCCCAGAGTGCCGTCTCTGTTGAATAGCCTGGTGTACAGTCTGCTatctctgtgtgttctgtctCTGACCCTGCTACTGGCCCTGTGGATGTACCGACAGCGCAAACCACCCTACGGACATGTTGACCTCCTTGAG GACCCTCGGCAAACCCCTCCATCTCCCGTGGTGGGGCTGAAGCCTCTGCAGTTACTGGAGGTGAAGGCTAGGGGGCGCTTCGGCTGTGTGTGGAAGGCTCAGCTGATGAGTGAATACGTGGCTGTAAAGGTCTTCCCTGTTCAG GACAAGCAGTCGTGGCAGAATGAGAGAGATATCTTCCTGACTCCTGGTATGAGACATGAGAACCTGCTTCGTTACATCGCTGCAGAGAAACACGGCAGCAACATGGAGACTGAGCTCTGGCTCATCATGGAGTTCCACGAACGG ggttCGTTGACTGACCATCTGAAGGACAGTACAGTGACCTGGTCTGAAATGTGTCATATTGCTGAGACTATGTCCCGTGGTCTGGCTTACCTCCATGAAGACACACCCATCTACAAGGGAGAAGGCCCCAAACCCACCATCGCACACAG GGACTTCAAGAGTAAGAACGTGATGTTGAGACAGGATCTGACAGCCATCATCGGAGACTTTGGTCTGGCGGTCCGGTTTGAGCCGGGGAAACCCCCAGGAGACACCCACGGACAg GTGGGTACGTGGCGTTACATGGCCCCTGAGGTTCTAGAAGGGGCTATAAACTTCCAGAGAGACTCCTTTCTGAGGATAGATATGTATGCTATGGGGCTGGTGCTATGGGAACTGGTGTCACGATGCATCGCCACAGACG ATACCGTAGGGGAGTTCATGCTGCCGTTTGAGGAAGAGATTGGCCAACACACGTCTCTACAGGAACTGCAGGATGTGGTCGTTCACAAGAAGATGAGACCGGTCTTCAAGGACACCTGGCTCAAACACCCG GGTCTGTCTCAGTTGTGTGAGACTATAGAGGAGTGTTGGGACCATGACGCCGAGGCTCGTCTCTCCGCCGGCTGTGTTGAGGAACGCATCTCCCAGATCACCAGGACAACCGTCGGCGCTACCTCAGACTGCCCAGTTGCCATAGTAATGTCGGTAACCGACGACGATGACCTACCTCCCAAAGAGTCCAGCACCTGA